From a region of the Triticum aestivum cultivar Chinese Spring chromosome 7D, IWGSC CS RefSeq v2.1, whole genome shotgun sequence genome:
- the LOC123165574 gene encoding binding partner of ACD11 1 codes for MAAATAPVEVPAAAPVRTVKVTNVSLSATEQDIKEFFSFSGDIEHVDMKSGDEWSQVAYVTFKDAQGAETALLLSGATIVDLSVIIAPAPEYQPPPTASAPLMSGTRVPVGGDNVVHKAEDVVSTMLARGFTLGKDAVGKAKSFDERHGFTSTATAKVASIDKKIGLSEKFTMGTTVVNEKVKEMDQKFQVSDKTKSALAAAEQTVSNAGSAIMKNRYVFTSASWVTSAFGKVAKAATDVSTMTKEKMSAEDQQKGSGGSSYTPIR; via the exons atggcggcggcgacggctccggTCGAGGTGCCCGCGGCGGCGCCG GTGAGGACTGTGAAGGTCACAAATGTTTCCCTGAGTGCAACTGAGCAAGACATTAAGGAGTTCTTTTCTTTTTCAGGAGACATTGAACATGTGGATATGAAAAG TGGTGACGAGTGGTCTCAAGTTGCATATGTTACTTTTAAAGATGCCCAAGGAGCAGAGACTGCGCTTCTTCTTTCG GGCGCAACAATAGTTGACCTTTCTGTTATCATTGCACCTGCTCCAGAGTATCAACCGCCCCCTACTGCCTCTGCTCCACTG ATGAGTGGAACCAGAGTACCAGTGGGTGGTGACAATGTGGTCCACAAGGCTGAGGATGTTGTCAGCACTATGCTTGCCAGGGGTTTCACCCTGGGCAAAGATGCCGTCGGCAAAGCGAAATCTTTTGATGAGAGGCATGGCTTCACATCCACTGCCACCGCCAAGGTGGCCTCCATCGACAAGAAGATAGGGCTCAGCGAGAAGTTCACCATGGGCACTACAGTGGTAAACGAGAAGGTCAAGGAGATGGACCAGAAGTTCCAGGTCTCTGACAAGACCAAGTCGGCGCTGGCTGCGGCCGAGCAGACGGTGAGCAACGCCGGGTCTGCCATCATGAAGAACAGGTACGTCTTCACGAGCGCGTCGTGGGTCACCAGCGCGTTCGGCAAGGTCGCCAAGGCCGCCACCGACGTCAGCACGATGACGAAGGAGAAGATGTCAGCCGAGGACCAGCAAAAGGGCTCCGGGGGCAGCTCGTACACGCCCATCCGCTGA